A single window of Nocardioides kongjuensis DNA harbors:
- a CDS encoding J domain-containing protein — protein MSTNLYDLLDVEESATEDQIRAAWKTAIADLDPTERRFRAYNDAAGVLLDADKRAAYDAELAAERAAAQETADEAADEAAGEVGRENSRLDEDASSSKHQIHRPAGETDAASATHTRGDGPGVLALAAAAVAAVLSVAVAVVLVLTPGARGEHSAKELAASNLRVDRAAVDAEAAAEQMVAPVLSYSHKSMAADLDRRAQYMTKAFQAKTERSWPEITKEAESQKVEVEAKSAGAALTRVSSNGKRATVVVFIDQYVTKADQQPFVLRMWATFLLVKASGSESTWLLDDLCTDDRCDK, from the coding sequence GTGAGCACCAACCTCTACGACCTCCTCGACGTCGAGGAGAGCGCCACCGAGGACCAGATCCGCGCCGCGTGGAAGACCGCGATCGCGGACCTCGACCCGACCGAGCGCCGCTTCCGCGCCTACAACGACGCGGCCGGCGTGCTCCTCGACGCCGACAAGCGCGCGGCGTACGACGCCGAGCTGGCCGCCGAGCGGGCAGCGGCCCAGGAGACCGCCGACGAGGCCGCCGACGAGGCCGCGGGCGAGGTTGGACGAGAAAACTCGCGCTTGGACGAGGATGCATCCTCGTCCAAGCACCAGATTCACCGGCCGGCCGGTGAAACTGACGCGGCGTCCGCTACGCACACCCGCGGGGACGGCCCGGGCGTGCTCGCGCTGGCCGCGGCTGCCGTCGCCGCGGTCCTCTCGGTCGCCGTGGCCGTCGTCCTCGTGCTGACCCCGGGGGCGAGGGGGGAGCACTCCGCCAAGGAGCTGGCGGCGAGCAACCTCCGGGTCGATCGCGCGGCGGTCGACGCCGAGGCCGCGGCCGAGCAGATGGTCGCTCCCGTGCTGTCCTACAGCCACAAGTCGATGGCCGCCGACCTCGACCGGCGTGCCCAGTACATGACCAAGGCCTTCCAGGCGAAGACCGAGCGCAGCTGGCCGGAGATCACCAAGGAGGCCGAGTCCCAGAAGGTCGAGGTCGAGGCCAAGTCGGCCGGTGCGGCGCTGACCCGGGTGAGCTCGAACGGCAAGCGGGCGACGGTCGTGGTGTTCATCGACCAGTACGTCACCAAGGCCGACCAGCAGCCGTTCGTGCTGCGCATGTGGGCCACCTTCCTGCTGGTCAAGGCCTCGGGCAGCGAGTCGACGTGGCTCCTCGACGACCTGTGCACCGACGACCGCTGCGACAAGTGA
- the rpoB gene encoding DNA-directed RNA polymerase subunit beta: MAARTTPGKSRISFAKITEPLELPQLLSLQTDSFDWLVGNEAHKSRIEARRAEGQDASDKSGLEEIFEEISPIEDFSETMSLSFESPVFYDPKYTVDECKEKDLTYSAPLYVSAEFTNNETGEIKGQTVFMGDFPLMTPKGTFVINGTERVVVSQLVRSPGVYFERTADKTSDKDIFTAKLIPSRGAWLEFEIDKRDMVGVRLDRKRKQNVTVLLKALQAIAEDTGEEYDYEAVMADLRQYESIQLTEEKDNTQGPDDALLDIYRKLRPGEPPTREAALTLLKNYYFNPKRYDLAKVGRYKVNKKLGSHEAFDQQTMTIADMVATIKYIVQLHNGDQYVTAIGGEVRKDADGKDLPVAADDIDHFGNRRMRTVGELIQNQLRTGLARMERVVRERMTTQDVEAITPQSLINIRPVVAALKEFFGTSQLSQFMDQTNPIAGLTHKRRLSALGPGGLSRDRAGMEVRDVHPSHYGRMCPIETPEGPNIGLIGSLASYGRINPFGFVETPYRKVEGGRVTDQIDYLTADDEDRYVIAQANAVLDADGRFVEDRVLVRLRQGEVSEIPGDEVDYMDVSPRQMVSVATALIPFLEHDDANRALMGANMQRQAVPLIKSDSPIVGTGIEFRAAVDAGDVVVADKAGVVKEVSADLVETMNDDGTYSSYRLAKFKRSNQGTCINQRPLVEAGDRVEVGSPIADGPCTDMAEMALGTNLLVAFMPWEGHNYEDAIILSQRLVQEDVLTSIHIEEHEVDARDTKLGPEEITRDIPNVSEEMLADLDERGIIRIGAEVSTGDILVGKVTPKGETELTPEERLLRAIFGEKAREVRDTSMKVPHGESGTVIGVRVFDREEGDELPPGVNQLVRVYVAQKRKISVGDKLAGRHGNKGVIAKILPIEDMPFMEDGTPVDVVLNPLGVPRRMNIGQILELHLGWLGKQGWHLGADVADEDWAKRLTAIGADKAEPNTKLATPVFDGAREDEITGLLGQTLPNRDGVRMVKETGKASLFDGRSGEPFKSPVSVGYMYILKLHHLVDDKIHARSTGPYSMITQQPLGGKAQFGGQRFGEMEVWAMEAYGAAYALQELLTIKSDDVPGRVKVYEAIVKGENIPDSGIPESFKVLVKEMQSLCLNVEVLSQDGSTIEMRDADEDVFRAAEELGIDLSRRENPSVEEV; the protein is encoded by the coding sequence TTGGCCGCGCGCACCACCCCCGGTAAGTCCCGCATCTCCTTTGCGAAGATCACCGAGCCGCTGGAACTCCCGCAGCTCCTCTCGCTCCAGACCGACAGCTTCGACTGGCTGGTCGGCAACGAGGCCCACAAGTCCCGGATCGAGGCCCGTCGGGCCGAGGGCCAGGACGCCTCCGACAAGTCCGGCCTCGAGGAGATCTTCGAGGAGATCTCCCCGATCGAGGACTTCTCCGAGACGATGTCGCTCTCGTTCGAGAGCCCGGTCTTCTACGACCCGAAGTACACCGTCGACGAGTGCAAGGAGAAGGACCTCACCTACTCCGCCCCGCTCTACGTCTCCGCCGAGTTCACCAACAACGAGACCGGTGAGATCAAGGGCCAGACGGTCTTCATGGGCGACTTCCCGCTCATGACCCCCAAGGGCACCTTCGTCATCAACGGCACCGAGCGCGTGGTCGTCTCGCAGCTCGTCCGCTCGCCCGGTGTCTACTTCGAGCGCACCGCCGACAAGACGTCCGACAAGGACATCTTCACGGCCAAGCTGATCCCGAGCCGCGGCGCGTGGCTGGAGTTCGAGATCGACAAGCGCGACATGGTCGGCGTCCGCCTCGACCGCAAGCGCAAGCAGAACGTCACCGTCCTGCTCAAGGCCCTCCAGGCCATCGCCGAGGACACGGGCGAGGAGTACGACTACGAGGCCGTCATGGCCGACCTGCGTCAGTACGAGTCGATCCAGCTGACCGAGGAGAAGGACAACACCCAGGGCCCGGACGACGCGCTGCTGGACATCTACCGCAAGCTGCGCCCGGGCGAGCCGCCGACGCGTGAGGCTGCGCTGACGCTGCTGAAGAACTACTACTTCAACCCGAAGCGCTACGACCTGGCCAAGGTCGGTCGTTACAAGGTCAACAAGAAGCTCGGCTCGCACGAGGCCTTCGACCAGCAGACGATGACGATCGCCGACATGGTCGCGACCATCAAGTACATCGTCCAGCTGCACAACGGCGACCAGTACGTCACCGCCATCGGTGGCGAGGTCCGCAAGGACGCCGACGGCAAGGACCTCCCGGTCGCCGCCGACGACATCGACCACTTCGGCAACCGCCGCATGCGCACGGTCGGCGAGCTGATCCAGAACCAGCTCCGCACGGGCCTCGCCCGCATGGAGCGCGTGGTCCGCGAGCGGATGACGACCCAGGACGTCGAGGCGATCACGCCGCAGTCCCTGATCAACATCCGCCCCGTGGTCGCGGCGCTGAAGGAGTTCTTCGGCACCTCGCAGCTCTCGCAGTTCATGGACCAGACCAACCCGATCGCGGGCCTGACGCACAAGCGTCGCCTGTCCGCGCTCGGCCCGGGTGGTCTCTCCCGTGACCGCGCCGGCATGGAGGTCCGTGACGTCCACCCGTCGCACTACGGCCGCATGTGCCCGATCGAGACGCCGGAAGGCCCGAACATCGGTCTGATCGGCTCGCTGGCCTCCTACGGGCGGATCAACCCGTTCGGCTTCGTCGAGACCCCCTACCGCAAGGTCGAGGGTGGCCGGGTCACCGACCAGATCGACTACCTCACCGCCGACGACGAGGACCGCTACGTCATCGCGCAGGCCAACGCCGTGCTCGACGCCGACGGCAGGTTCGTCGAGGACCGGGTGCTGGTGCGCCTGCGCCAGGGCGAGGTCTCCGAGATCCCGGGCGACGAGGTCGACTACATGGACGTCTCGCCGCGCCAGATGGTGTCGGTCGCGACCGCCCTTATCCCGTTCCTCGAGCACGACGACGCCAACCGCGCGCTCATGGGCGCCAACATGCAGCGTCAGGCCGTCCCGCTCATCAAGAGCGACAGCCCGATCGTCGGCACCGGCATCGAGTTCCGTGCCGCCGTCGACGCCGGTGACGTGGTCGTGGCCGACAAGGCCGGTGTGGTCAAGGAGGTCTCCGCCGACCTCGTCGAGACCATGAACGACGACGGCACCTACTCGTCGTACCGCCTCGCGAAGTTCAAGCGCTCCAACCAGGGCACCTGCATCAACCAGCGTCCGCTGGTCGAGGCGGGCGACCGGGTCGAGGTCGGCTCGCCGATCGCCGACGGTCCGTGCACCGACATGGCCGAGATGGCGCTGGGCACCAACCTGCTCGTGGCGTTCATGCCGTGGGAGGGCCACAACTACGAGGACGCGATCATCCTCAGCCAGCGCCTGGTGCAGGAGGACGTCCTCACCTCGATCCACATCGAGGAGCACGAGGTCGACGCCCGCGACACCAAGCTGGGTCCGGAGGAGATCACCCGCGACATCCCGAACGTCAGCGAGGAGATGCTCGCCGACCTCGACGAGCGCGGCATCATCCGGATCGGCGCCGAGGTGTCGACCGGTGACATCCTCGTCGGCAAGGTCACGCCCAAGGGTGAGACCGAGCTGACCCCCGAGGAGCGCCTGCTCCGCGCGATCTTCGGTGAGAAGGCGCGCGAGGTCCGCGACACCTCGATGAAGGTGCCGCACGGTGAGTCCGGCACGGTCATCGGCGTGCGCGTCTTCGACCGCGAGGAGGGCGACGAGCTCCCGCCGGGCGTCAACCAGCTGGTCCGCGTCTACGTCGCGCAGAAGCGCAAGATCTCCGTGGGTGACAAGCTCGCCGGCCGTCACGGCAACAAGGGCGTCATCGCGAAGATCCTGCCGATCGAGGACATGCCGTTCATGGAGGACGGCACGCCGGTCGACGTCGTGCTCAACCCGCTGGGTGTGCCGCGACGCATGAACATCGGTCAGATCCTCGAGCTGCACCTGGGCTGGCTCGGCAAGCAGGGCTGGCACCTCGGTGCCGACGTCGCCGACGAGGACTGGGCCAAGCGCCTGACCGCGATCGGTGCTGACAAGGCCGAGCCGAACACGAAGCTGGCCACGCCGGTCTTCGACGGTGCCCGCGAGGACGAGATCACCGGCCTGCTCGGCCAGACCCTGCCCAACCGCGACGGTGTGCGGATGGTCAAGGAGACCGGCAAGGCGAGCCTCTTCGACGGCCGCTCCGGTGAGCCGTTCAAGAGCCCGGTCTCGGTCGGCTACATGTACATCCTCAAGCTCCACCACCTGGTCGACGACAAGATCCACGCGCGTTCGACCGGCCCCTACTCGATGATCACGCAGCAGCCGCTGGGCGGTAAGGCCCAGTTCGGTGGCCAGCGGTTCGGTGAGATGGAGGTCTGGGCGATGGAGGCGTACGGCGCCGCCTACGCCCTGCAGGAGCTGCTGACCATCAAGTCCGACGACGTGCCCGGTCGCGTCAAGGTCTACGAGGCGATCGTCAAGGGCGAGAACATCCCCGACTCGGGCATCCCGGAGTCGTTCAAGGTTCTCGTCAAGGAGATGCAGTCGCTGTGCCTCAACGTGGAGGTGCTGTCGCAGGACGGCTCCACCATCGAGATGCGCGACGCCGACGAGGACGTCTTCCGCGCCGCGGAAGAGCTGGGCATCGACCTGTCCCGTCGCGAGAACCCCTCCGTCGAAGAAGTCTGA
- a CDS encoding DNA-directed RNA polymerase subunit beta' — translation MLDVNFFDQLQIGLATADDIRTWSHGEVKKPETINYRTLKPERDGLFCEKIFGPTRDWECYCGKYKRVRFKGIICERCGVEVTRSKVRRERMGHIELAAPVTHIWYFKGVPSRLGYLLDLAPKDLEKVIYFAAYMITAVDEDARHRDLTALEGKIQLQRESIEKRRDAGLEDRTKKLEEDLAALEAEGAKADQRRKVRDGAERELKQLRDRAQRELDRLEEVWDTFKSLKVQDLMGDEVLYREMKNWFGKYFEGHMGATAIQKRLQSFDLDAEVESLRETIATGKGQRKVRALKRLKVVEAFRKTGNKPVGMVLDAVPVIPPDLRPMVQLDGGRFATSDLNDLYRRVINRNNRLKRLLDLGAPEIIVNNEKRMLQEAVDSLFDNGRRGRPVTGPGNRPLKSLSDMLKGKQGRFRQNLLGKRVDYSGRSVIVSGPQLKLHQCGLPKQMALELFKPFVMKRLVDLSHAQNIKSAKRMVERARPVVWDVLEEVITEHPVLLNRAPTLHRLGIQAFEPQLIEGKAIQLHPLVCTAFNADFDGDQMAVHLPLSAEAQAEARILMLSTNNILKPSDGRPVTMPTQDMIIGLFFLTTERGEATVEVDGETHLRSFMSPAEAIMAYDRGEITLQDRVRIRLTNVALEGVEEGEATLVETTLGRTIFNDALPADYPYVNEEVGKKRLGAIVNDLAERYPKVVVAASLDALKDNGFHWATRSGVTVSIDDVITPPNKAEILAVHEESAAKIQKQYERGLVTDEERRQELIEIWTKASQEVGKALRSTFEANPTNPIYVQVHSGASGNFNQINQVGAMRGLVANPKGEIIPRPIKANFREGLSVLEYFISTHGARKGLADTALRTADSGYLTRRLVDVSQDVIIREEDCGTERGLPKVIGVTDENGVVVKDENAETAAYARSAAKEITHPETGAVLAAAGEDLGDVKIAELIEAGIKEVTVRSVLTCDARTGTCAKCYGRSLATGKLVDIGEAVGIIAAQSIGEPGTQLTMRTFHTGGVASADDITQGLPRVVELFEARTPKGHAQISEAAGRVQIEETDKARIIVVTPDDGSEVKEYPVSRRSRLLVEDGGRVEVGDKFTAGTEDPKEVLRILGVRKTQQHLVDQVQEVYRSQGVSIHDKHIEIIVRQMLRRITVLESGDTNLLPSDLVDRVRFEEENRRVVSEGGKPASGRPELMGITKASLATESWLSAASFQETTRVLTDAAINGRSDSLRGLKENVIIGKLIPAGTGLERYRNIRVEPTEEARAAAYAVTGYESYDYEFGNQGQAVALDDFDFGSYQN, via the coding sequence GTGCTCGACGTTAACTTCTTCGACCAGCTTCAGATCGGCCTGGCCACCGCGGACGACATCCGTACGTGGAGCCACGGCGAGGTCAAGAAGCCGGAGACCATCAACTACCGCACGCTCAAGCCCGAGCGTGACGGCCTCTTCTGCGAGAAGATCTTCGGTCCCACCCGGGACTGGGAGTGCTACTGCGGCAAGTACAAGCGCGTCCGCTTCAAGGGCATCATCTGCGAGCGCTGCGGCGTCGAGGTGACCCGCTCGAAGGTCCGCCGTGAGCGGATGGGCCACATCGAGCTGGCCGCGCCGGTCACCCACATCTGGTACTTCAAGGGTGTCCCGAGCCGCCTCGGCTACCTCCTCGACCTGGCCCCGAAGGACCTCGAGAAGGTCATCTACTTCGCGGCGTACATGATCACCGCCGTCGACGAGGACGCCCGCCACCGCGACCTGACCGCGCTCGAGGGCAAGATCCAGCTGCAGCGCGAGTCGATCGAGAAGCGCCGCGACGCCGGCCTCGAGGACCGCACCAAGAAGCTCGAGGAGGACCTCGCCGCCCTGGAGGCGGAGGGTGCCAAGGCCGACCAGCGCCGCAAGGTGCGTGACGGTGCCGAGCGTGAGCTCAAGCAGCTCCGCGACCGCGCCCAGCGCGAGCTGGACCGCCTCGAGGAGGTCTGGGACACGTTCAAGAGCCTCAAGGTGCAGGACCTCATGGGTGACGAGGTCCTCTACCGCGAGATGAAGAACTGGTTCGGCAAGTACTTCGAGGGCCACATGGGCGCCACGGCGATCCAGAAGCGCCTGCAGTCCTTCGACCTCGACGCCGAGGTCGAGAGCCTGCGCGAGACCATCGCGACGGGCAAGGGCCAGCGCAAGGTCCGCGCCCTCAAGCGGCTCAAGGTCGTCGAGGCGTTCCGCAAGACCGGCAACAAGCCGGTCGGCATGGTCCTCGACGCCGTCCCGGTCATCCCGCCGGACCTGCGCCCGATGGTGCAGCTCGACGGTGGCCGGTTCGCGACCTCGGACCTCAACGACCTCTACCGCCGCGTCATCAACCGCAACAACCGCCTCAAGCGGCTGCTGGACCTGGGCGCGCCGGAGATCATCGTCAACAACGAGAAGCGGATGCTCCAGGAGGCCGTCGACTCGCTGTTCGACAACGGTCGCCGTGGTCGTCCCGTCACCGGCCCGGGCAACCGGCCGCTGAAGTCGCTGTCCGACATGCTCAAGGGCAAGCAGGGCCGCTTCCGCCAGAACCTGCTCGGAAAGCGCGTCGACTACTCGGGTCGTTCGGTCATCGTCTCGGGTCCGCAGCTGAAGCTGCACCAGTGCGGTCTGCCCAAGCAGATGGCGCTGGAGCTCTTCAAGCCCTTCGTCATGAAGCGGCTCGTGGACCTCTCGCACGCGCAGAACATCAAGTCCGCCAAGCGGATGGTCGAGCGTGCGCGTCCGGTCGTGTGGGACGTCCTCGAAGAGGTCATCACCGAGCACCCCGTGCTGCTCAACCGTGCGCCCACCCTGCACCGCCTCGGCATCCAGGCCTTCGAGCCGCAGCTGATCGAGGGCAAGGCCATCCAGCTCCACCCGCTCGTCTGCACCGCGTTCAACGCGGACTTCGACGGCGACCAGATGGCCGTGCACCTGCCGCTGTCCGCCGAGGCCCAGGCCGAGGCGCGGATCCTGATGCTGTCGACCAACAACATCCTCAAGCCGTCGGACGGCCGTCCGGTGACCATGCCGACCCAGGACATGATCATCGGCCTGTTCTTCCTCACCACCGAGCGTGGCGAGGCGACGGTCGAGGTCGACGGTGAGACCCACCTGCGTTCGTTCATGTCCCCGGCCGAGGCGATCATGGCCTACGACCGTGGCGAGATCACGCTGCAGGACCGGGTGCGCATCCGCCTGACCAACGTCGCGCTCGAGGGTGTCGAGGAGGGTGAGGCCACCCTGGTCGAGACCACCCTGGGCCGCACGATCTTCAACGACGCGCTGCCGGCCGACTACCCCTACGTCAACGAGGAGGTCGGCAAGAAGCGCCTCGGCGCGATCGTCAACGACCTCGCCGAGCGCTACCCCAAGGTCGTCGTCGCGGCGTCCCTGGACGCGCTCAAGGACAACGGCTTCCACTGGGCCACCCGCTCCGGTGTGACCGTGTCGATCGACGACGTCATCACGCCCCCGAACAAGGCCGAGATCCTGGCCGTGCACGAGGAGTCGGCGGCCAAGATCCAGAAGCAGTACGAGCGCGGTCTGGTCACCGACGAGGAGCGCCGCCAGGAGCTCATCGAGATCTGGACGAAGGCGAGCCAGGAGGTCGGCAAGGCCCTGCGCTCCACCTTCGAGGCCAACCCGACCAACCCGATCTACGTGCAGGTGCACTCGGGTGCCTCGGGTAACTTCAACCAGATCAACCAGGTCGGCGCCATGCGTGGTCTGGTGGCCAACCCGAAGGGCGAGATCATCCCGCGGCCGATCAAGGCCAACTTCCGCGAGGGTCTCTCCGTGCTGGAGTACTTCATCTCCACCCACGGTGCCCGCAAGGGTCTGGCGGACACCGCGCTGCGGACCGCCGACTCGGGTTACCTGACCCGTCGTCTGGTCGACGTGTCGCAGGACGTCATCATCCGCGAGGAGGACTGCGGCACCGAGCGCGGCCTGCCCAAGGTGATCGGTGTCACCGACGAGAACGGCGTCGTCGTCAAGGACGAGAACGCCGAGACCGCGGCGTACGCCCGTTCGGCCGCCAAGGAGATCACCCACCCGGAGACGGGCGCCGTGCTCGCCGCCGCGGGTGAGGACCTCGGAGACGTCAAGATCGCCGAGCTCATCGAGGCCGGCATCAAGGAGGTCACGGTCCGCTCGGTCCTGACCTGCGACGCCCGCACCGGCACCTGCGCGAAGTGCTACGGCCGCTCGCTGGCCACCGGCAAGCTCGTCGACATCGGTGAGGCCGTCGGCATCATCGCGGCCCAGTCGATCGGTGAGCCCGGCACGCAGCTGACGATGCGTACCTTCCACACCGGTGGTGTGGCCTCGGCCGACGACATCACGCAGGGTCTGCCCCGCGTGGTCGAGCTCTTCGAGGCCCGCACCCCCAAGGGTCACGCCCAGATCTCCGAGGCCGCCGGCCGCGTGCAGATCGAGGAGACCGACAAGGCCCGCATCATCGTCGTCACCCCCGACGACGGCAGCGAGGTCAAGGAGTACCCGGTGTCCCGCCGCTCGCGCCTCCTCGTGGAGGACGGCGGCCGGGTCGAGGTGGGCGACAAGTTCACCGCCGGTACCGAGGACCCGAAGGAGGTGCTGCGCATCCTGGGTGTCCGCAAGACCCAGCAGCACCTCGTCGACCAGGTCCAGGAGGTCTACCGGTCGCAGGGTGTGTCGATCCACGACAAGCACATCGAGATCATCGTGCGGCAGATGCTGCGCCGGATCACGGTGCTCGAGTCGGGTGACACCAACCTGCTCCCGTCCGACCTCGTCGACCGGGTCCGGTTCGAGGAGGAGAACCGCCGCGTGGTCTCCGAGGGCGGCAAGCCGGCCTCGGGTCGTCCCGAGCTGATGGGCATCACCAAGGCCTCGCTCGCGACCGAGTCGTGGCTCTCGGCGGCCTCCTTCCAGGAGACCACCCGGGTCCTCACCGACGCCGCGATCAACGGCCGCTCCGACAGCCTGCGTGGCCTGAAGGAGAACGTGATCATCGGAAAGCTGATCCCGGCCGGCACCGGCCTGGAGCGGTACCGGAACATCCGGGTCGAGCCGACCGAGGAGGCGCGCGCCGCGGCGTACGCCGTCACGGGCTACGAGTCCTACGACTACGAGTTCGGCAACCAGGGCCAGGCCGTGGCACTGGACGACTTCGACTTCGGCTCGTACCAGAACTGA
- a CDS encoding DUF4232 domain-containing protein, with product MNRFLLLPAAALLVAAGSFSVPAAAGTPSAAAAVASAVPRCHNADLHARYRATDNGAGHRFGKIVLRNVSGQPCRTGGFGGLSYVGDGNGTQIGAPADRQGSGGSFVLRPGQRAVSRVDETVAENYDAATCRPHAVDGFRIYVPNATRSQFVAHPTTGCLDPAVHLISHTAYRKRG from the coding sequence GTGAACAGGTTCCTGCTTCTGCCCGCCGCCGCGCTCCTCGTGGCGGCGGGGTCGTTCTCCGTGCCGGCGGCCGCCGGCACCCCGTCCGCCGCCGCTGCCGTCGCGTCCGCGGTCCCGCGTTGCCACAACGCCGACCTGCACGCCCGCTACCGCGCCACCGACAACGGCGCCGGGCACCGGTTCGGGAAGATCGTGCTGCGCAACGTGTCCGGCCAGCCGTGCCGCACGGGCGGCTTCGGCGGTCTGTCCTACGTCGGCGACGGCAACGGCACCCAGATCGGTGCGCCGGCGGACAGACAGGGCTCCGGAGGCTCGTTCGTGCTGCGGCCCGGGCAGCGCGCCGTGAGCCGCGTCGACGAGACCGTCGCCGAGAACTACGACGCCGCGACCTGCAGGCCGCACGCCGTCGACGGGTTCCGGATCTACGTCCCGAACGCCACCCGCTCGCAGTTCGTGGCGCACCCGACCACCGGCTGCCTGGACCCGGCGGTGCACCTGATCTCGCACACGGCGTACCGGAAGCGGGGATGA
- a CDS encoding geranylgeranyl reductase family protein, giving the protein MSAPLQTDVLVVGAGPAGSAAAAWAARAGLDVVLADAAVFPRDKTCGDGLTPRAIGELERLGLRDWVRSHTVNQGLRAHGFGQTLHLPWPGGNLPDWGSAIARTELDDHLRTTAIKAGATALDGARAVEVRRDGDRVAAVLFKDGREIACKRLVVADGVRSSLGKVLGREWHRDTVYGVAGRSYVTSTRADDPWISSHLELRGEQDEILSGYGWIFPLGAGTGEVNLGAGTLATAKRPADVAIKPLMKLYADRLREEFGLGEELRAPTSALLPMGGAVSNVAGRNWALIGDAAACVNPLNGEGIDYGLETGRVVAELLATSPDADLGAVWPAILREHYGESFSIARRLAGLVTVPRLLPALGPVGMRSDLLMTLALRWMGNLVTDEDRDRSARLWRWAGRHSLARDSRPPFS; this is encoded by the coding sequence GTGAGCGCACCCCTGCAGACCGATGTCCTCGTCGTCGGTGCCGGTCCGGCCGGGTCGGCGGCCGCCGCCTGGGCGGCGCGGGCCGGTCTCGACGTGGTGCTGGCCGACGCGGCGGTGTTCCCGCGCGACAAGACCTGCGGCGACGGCCTCACGCCGCGCGCGATCGGTGAGCTGGAGCGGCTCGGGCTGCGTGACTGGGTGCGCTCGCACACCGTCAACCAGGGGCTGCGCGCGCACGGGTTCGGGCAGACGCTGCACCTGCCGTGGCCCGGTGGCAACCTGCCCGACTGGGGCAGTGCGATCGCGCGGACCGAGCTCGACGACCACCTGCGCACCACCGCGATCAAGGCCGGGGCGACGGCGCTCGACGGGGCGCGGGCGGTCGAGGTACGCAGGGACGGCGACCGGGTCGCCGCGGTGCTGTTCAAGGACGGGCGCGAGATCGCCTGCAAGCGGCTCGTCGTGGCCGACGGGGTGCGCTCGTCGCTGGGCAAGGTGCTCGGGCGTGAGTGGCACCGTGACACGGTCTACGGCGTCGCCGGCCGCTCCTACGTCACCTCGACCCGCGCCGACGACCCGTGGATCAGCTCGCACCTCGAGCTGCGCGGCGAGCAGGACGAGATCCTGTCCGGCTACGGCTGGATCTTCCCGCTCGGCGCCGGCACGGGTGAGGTCAACCTCGGCGCCGGCACGCTCGCGACGGCCAAGCGGCCCGCGGACGTGGCGATCAAGCCCCTGATGAAGTTGTACGCCGACCGGTTGCGTGAGGAGTTCGGTCTCGGTGAGGAGCTGCGCGCCCCGACGTCCGCGCTGCTGCCGATGGGTGGTGCCGTGTCCAACGTCGCGGGCCGCAACTGGGCGCTGATCGGTGACGCCGCGGCGTGCGTCAACCCCCTCAACGGCGAGGGCATCGACTACGGCCTGGAGACCGGTCGGGTGGTCGCCGAGCTGCTCGCCACCTCCCCCGACGCCGACCTCGGTGCGGTCTGGCCCGCGATCCTGCGCGAGCACTACGGGGAGTCGTTCTCCATCGCCCGCCGGCTCGCCGGGCTGGTCACCGTGCCCCGGCTGCTGCCGGCGCTCGGGCCGGTCGGGATGCGCTCCGACCTGCTGATGACCCTCGCGCTGCGCTGGATGGGCAACCTGGTCACCGACGAGGACCGCGACCGCTCCGCGCGCCTGTGGCGCTGGGCCGGACGCCACTCGCTGGCCCGCGACAGCCGCCCGCCCTTCTCCTGA